A genomic stretch from Sulfurihydrogenibium azorense Az-Fu1 includes:
- the ftsY gene encoding signal recognition particle-docking protein FtsY, translating into MFKSFFEKIKTGLEKTKKQLIEGFNKISFGRKIDESLFEEIETVLLKADVGVSATTEIIDFLRKESKKRGITEGEQLKELLKEKLYDILKDCQSSLKLLGEKPDVILFLGVNGSGKTTTVGKLAWMLKNEGKSVVLAAADTFRAAAIDQLEVWANRVGVRIVKHQPGADPSAVVFDAINSAKSKGDDIVIVDTAGRLHTKEHLMKELQKIKRTIQKFSPNQPVETLLVLDGTLGQNSINQAKVFKEATDVSGIVITKLDGTAKGGAIIPICRDLKIPVKFIGVGEGLEDLQPFDAKMFVYALFD; encoded by the coding sequence ATGTTTAAATCTTTTTTTGAAAAGATAAAGACAGGATTAGAAAAAACAAAAAAACAGCTTATAGAAGGGTTTAATAAGATATCCTTTGGAAGAAAAATTGATGAATCTCTTTTTGAAGAGATTGAGACAGTCCTTTTAAAAGCTGATGTAGGAGTAAGTGCTACTACTGAAATTATTGATTTTTTAAGAAAAGAAAGTAAAAAAAGGGGTATAACAGAAGGAGAACAGTTAAAGGAACTTCTAAAAGAAAAACTTTACGATATATTGAAAGACTGTCAAAGCTCTCTTAAACTTTTAGGAGAAAAACCGGATGTGATACTTTTTTTAGGTGTAAATGGAAGTGGCAAAACTACCACTGTTGGGAAACTTGCTTGGATGTTAAAAAACGAAGGAAAATCTGTAGTTTTAGCCGCAGCTGATACTTTTAGAGCAGCAGCTATAGACCAGCTTGAAGTATGGGCAAACAGGGTTGGAGTAAGAATTGTAAAACATCAACCGGGAGCTGACCCTTCTGCAGTAGTTTTTGACGCCATAAACAGTGCAAAAAGTAAAGGAGATGACATAGTAATAGTAGATACAGCCGGAAGATTACACACAAAAGAACATCTTATGAAAGAACTCCAAAAGATTAAAAGAACTATTCAAAAGTTTTCTCCAAATCAGCCTGTAGAAACACTTTTAGTGTTAGATGGAACATTAGGACAAAACTCTATAAACCAAGCAAAAGTTTTTAAAGAAGCTACAGACGTAAGTGGTATAGTAATAACTAAACTTGATGGAACTGCAAAAGGTGGTGCCATAATACCTATATGTAGAGATTTAAAGATACCTGTTAAGTTTATAGGTGTTGGAGAAGGTTTAGAGGATTTACAACCTTTTGATGCTAAAATGTTTGTATATGCCTTGTTTGATTAA
- the yajC gene encoding preprotein translocase subunit YajC, with protein sequence MQGDPMGGLISAIVWMVLLIGIFYFLLYRPQQQQRKKHEEFLKNLKKGEKVITTGGIIGEVKQIDEKTITLKVCETCSIKVLKPSVAAYYTEEEEKSQS encoded by the coding sequence ATGCAAGGAGATCCAATGGGTGGTTTAATAAGTGCAATAGTATGGATGGTTTTACTTATTGGTATATTCTACTTTTTACTTTATAGGCCACAACAGCAACAGAGAAAAAAACACGAAGAGTTCTTAAAAAATCTAAAGAAGGGAGAAAAAGTTATAACAACTGGTGGTATTATAGGGGAAGTTAAACAGATAGATGAAAAAACTATAACTTTAAAAGTGTGTGAAACATGTAGTATAAAAGTCTTAAAACCATCTGTAGCTGCTTACTACACAGAAGAAGAAGAAAAGAGCCAAAGTTAA
- the alaS gene encoding alanine--tRNA ligase, with translation MEFMAADEIRESFLKYFESKGHTIVKSASIIPENDPTLLFVNAGMVPFKNVFLGLEERPYKRAASCQKVFRVSGKHNDLENVGYTPRHHTFFEMLGNFSFGDYFKKEAIEFTWDYLTNYLKIPQEKLLVSVFEEDDEAFEIWNKVIGLPEEKIKRMGYKDNFWSMGDTGPCGPSSEIYYDRGEKFGNPEFGSDEDFRYLEIWNLVFMQYNRDESGNLTPLPNPSIDTGMGLERIASVIQQVDSNYDTDLFKPIIRFAEEIAGKTYGKNEKDDVAMRVIADHLRAITFLISDGVLPSNEGRGYVLRRILRRALRYGRNLGIDRPFLYEGVDVVIDKMKNAYPELVPNRNYIKKITKSEEEKFIKTLRRSMDILYQMIETAKKEGRKFLTGEEVFKLYDTYGFPIDLLQDILRDESMTFNIKEFEELILEQKERSRKAFKTTAKQVKPIYLQLKSRLPENEFIGYNTLISESSKVLAIVKEDQTVSQAKEGEEVEIILDITPFYPEKGGQVGDRGVIEGENFLAEVIDTQTPTEGLILHKVKILFGTVKEGEFVRAKVDKERRENIMRHHTATHLLHSALRNILGDHVKQAGSLVSDEYLRFDFTHFESLSDEEIKMIEEFVNREIMKNEEVVCQEMSYEEALNSGAIAIFEEKYGDVVRVISAGVSKELCGGTHVKRTGDIGYFKILSEYAVSSGTRRIEAVAGIRAVEQGLKEHFLLKDLSRLLTVKEDELIDRVVKLQNQLKEKERELENLKKKAALDKLNQTLNIIEKEDYKVAYGEIENVSPNELREIADNIKQKLGKAVVLLVSKDKEKSKVNIVALVSKDLTDRYKASEILKKLAPIVEGSGGGKPDFAQGGGTNLEKVPQLLQEFKNFI, from the coding sequence ATGGAGTTTATGGCAGCAGATGAGATAAGAGAGAGTTTTTTAAAATACTTTGAAAGTAAAGGGCATACTATCGTAAAATCAGCTTCTATCATTCCAGAGAACGACCCTACACTTTTATTTGTTAATGCCGGAATGGTTCCTTTTAAAAATGTTTTTTTAGGATTGGAAGAAAGACCTTATAAAAGAGCTGCATCTTGTCAAAAAGTCTTTAGAGTATCAGGAAAACACAACGACCTTGAAAATGTAGGATATACACCAAGACACCACACATTTTTTGAGATGCTTGGAAACTTCTCATTTGGAGATTACTTTAAAAAGGAAGCAATAGAGTTTACTTGGGATTACTTAACAAACTACTTAAAAATTCCACAAGAGAAGTTGTTAGTATCAGTATTTGAAGAAGATGATGAAGCTTTTGAGATTTGGAATAAAGTTATAGGTCTGCCAGAAGAAAAAATAAAAAGGATGGGGTATAAAGATAACTTCTGGTCTATGGGAGATACAGGTCCATGTGGTCCTTCTTCTGAGATTTACTACGACAGGGGAGAAAAGTTTGGCAATCCTGAGTTTGGGTCTGATGAAGATTTTAGGTACTTAGAGATATGGAACCTTGTTTTTATGCAGTATAACAGAGATGAAAGTGGCAATTTAACTCCTCTTCCAAATCCAAGTATAGACACAGGAATGGGGTTAGAGAGAATAGCATCTGTTATACAACAAGTCGACAGCAACTACGATACAGACCTCTTTAAACCTATAATAAGGTTTGCAGAGGAGATTGCAGGAAAAACCTACGGTAAAAACGAAAAAGATGACGTTGCAATGAGGGTTATAGCAGACCACTTAAGAGCTATAACCTTTTTAATATCAGATGGAGTTTTACCATCAAACGAAGGAAGGGGATATGTACTCAGAAGAATCCTTAGAAGAGCATTAAGGTATGGTAGAAACTTAGGAATAGACAGACCTTTCCTTTATGAGGGTGTTGACGTTGTAATAGATAAAATGAAAAACGCTTATCCGGAGCTTGTACCAAACAGAAATTACATAAAGAAAATAACAAAGTCAGAGGAAGAAAAATTTATAAAAACACTTAGAAGGTCAATGGATATTCTCTACCAAATGATAGAAACAGCAAAAAAAGAAGGAAGAAAATTCTTAACAGGAGAAGAAGTTTTTAAACTTTACGATACTTATGGATTTCCAATAGACCTTCTTCAAGATATCCTAAGAGATGAAAGTATGACCTTTAATATAAAAGAGTTTGAAGAGTTAATATTAGAGCAAAAAGAAAGGTCAAGAAAAGCATTCAAAACAACGGCAAAACAGGTAAAACCTATATACTTACAGCTAAAAAGTAGACTTCCAGAAAACGAGTTTATCGGTTATAACACTTTAATTTCAGAAAGTTCAAAAGTTTTAGCAATAGTTAAAGAAGACCAAACAGTTAGCCAAGCAAAAGAAGGAGAAGAAGTAGAGATAATACTTGATATAACACCATTTTACCCTGAAAAAGGTGGTCAGGTTGGAGACAGAGGGGTAATAGAAGGAGAAAACTTCTTAGCAGAAGTGATAGACACTCAAACACCAACAGAAGGGTTAATCCTCCACAAAGTTAAAATCCTATTTGGGACAGTAAAAGAAGGGGAGTTTGTAAGGGCAAAAGTTGACAAAGAAAGAAGAGAAAACATAATGAGACATCATACAGCTACACACCTTCTTCATTCAGCTCTTAGAAATATTTTAGGAGACCATGTAAAACAAGCTGGTTCTTTAGTATCAGACGAGTACTTAAGGTTTGACTTTACCCACTTTGAAAGCCTTTCAGATGAAGAAATAAAGATGATAGAAGAGTTTGTTAATAGAGAAATCATGAAGAATGAAGAAGTAGTCTGCCAAGAGATGAGTTATGAAGAGGCTTTAAATAGTGGTGCAATTGCAATATTTGAAGAAAAGTACGGAGATGTTGTAAGAGTAATATCTGCAGGAGTATCAAAGGAGCTGTGTGGAGGGACCCACGTAAAAAGAACAGGAGACATTGGATACTTTAAAATACTTTCAGAGTATGCAGTATCTTCAGGAACAAGAAGAATAGAAGCTGTAGCAGGGATAAGGGCAGTAGAACAAGGACTAAAAGAACATTTCCTACTAAAAGACCTCTCAAGACTCCTTACGGTAAAAGAAGATGAGTTAATAGACAGAGTAGTAAAACTTCAAAACCAGCTTAAAGAAAAAGAAAGAGAGTTAGAAAACCTTAAGAAAAAAGCAGCTTTAGATAAGTTAAACCAAACCTTAAACATCATAGAAAAAGAAGACTACAAAGTAGCCTACGGAGAGATTGAAAACGTATCTCCAAACGAGTTAAGAGAGATAGCAGATAACATAAAGCAAAAGTTAGGAAAAGCTGTAGTACTTTTAGTATCAAAAGATAAAGAAAAATCAAAAGTTAACATTGTTGCTTTAGTATCAAAAGACCTTACAGACAGGTATAAAGCGTCTGAGATACTGAAAAAACTGGCACCTATCGTAGAAGGAAGCGGTGGTGGAAAGCCAGACTTTGCCCAAGGTGGAGGAACAAACTTAGAAAAAGTTCCACAGCTACTTCAAGAGTTTAAAAACTTTATATAA
- a CDS encoding AMP-binding protein, with product MITIKPSDKTALIYAGEKISYHQLLHHIDVFSSLLEVSKEDKVAIFSENRPEWIYTFFAVWKKAAVNVPIDFMSNQEELLYILQDCKPKVIFTSKNNKEKVISIKEKLDYDIQVFVFEELDFKSKGESKEVEKDLEDVAVILYTSGTTGNPKGVMLTYKNILSNVRAVEKVGIASEKDSTLALLPFHHSYPLVVSMIIPLNLQATIVFLDKLTPEDILEKLKTYKVSILIAVPRVYSLFHRRIFQEINKSSLTKTVFKVVKTINYQPLSRLIFKKVHQVFGGNIKYFVSGGSKLDLEVAKDLWALGFKVVEGYGLTETSPIVSFNPPDKIKLGSVGKPIEGVEVKILDGEILVKGDNVFKGYYNKPLETQSSFKDGYFMTGDLGYLDDEGYLYITGRKKEIIVLPNGKNINPEEIENHILKMSDIVKEVAVIEKDNSLFAIIYPDFEAVKKKGIVNLEETIKWNVIDKYNLTQPPYKRIGGFKIVNQELPKTRLGKIRRFMLKDFLEKSQEKPRQIKEPDSQVYQILKDYLKSYTNLPVYPDSHIEIDLALDSLGKVELLTFIETTFGVSITEKDLAQNPTVESLYKLIEEIKTKIETQTVNLKEILNQESTAEIKEGFIIYLKPILKTFFKIYNNLQVEGLENIKEKPVIFAPNHQSYLDGFLLIASLPNDILKDTYFLAEETYFNSAFRRFIAKNFNVIPVNINKNLKDSLIKSAAVIKSGKNLVIFPEGARTRDGSLLPFKKGFAILSKELNIPVIPTVISGAFESYPINAKIPKPYPIKVKFLEAVYPDNLSYDEITDLVKNKIQHTINF from the coding sequence ATGATAACTATAAAACCATCTGATAAAACTGCATTAATATACGCAGGAGAAAAGATATCTTACCATCAACTTTTACATCATATAGACGTATTCTCTTCCCTTCTGGAAGTATCTAAAGAAGATAAAGTAGCTATCTTTTCTGAAAACCGTCCAGAGTGGATTTATACATTTTTTGCCGTTTGGAAAAAGGCAGCTGTTAACGTTCCAATAGACTTTATGTCAAACCAAGAAGAACTTCTTTACATACTCCAAGACTGTAAACCAAAGGTTATATTTACCTCTAAAAACAACAAAGAAAAAGTTATTTCTATAAAAGAAAAGTTAGACTATGATATACAGGTTTTTGTTTTTGAAGAGTTAGATTTTAAATCTAAAGGAGAGTCAAAAGAAGTAGAAAAAGATTTAGAAGATGTTGCAGTTATTCTTTACACTTCCGGGACAACGGGAAACCCAAAAGGTGTTATGCTTACATACAAAAATATACTCTCAAACGTTAGGGCTGTAGAGAAGGTAGGTATAGCATCGGAAAAAGACTCAACCCTTGCACTACTTCCTTTTCATCACTCTTACCCTTTGGTTGTGTCTATGATTATTCCTTTAAACTTACAAGCTACGATAGTATTCTTAGACAAACTTACTCCTGAAGATATTTTAGAAAAGTTAAAAACTTACAAAGTATCTATCTTAATAGCAGTTCCAAGGGTTTATAGTCTTTTTCACAGAAGAATCTTTCAAGAGATAAATAAAAGTAGCCTTACAAAGACAGTTTTTAAAGTAGTGAAAACAATCAATTACCAACCTTTAAGTAGATTAATCTTTAAAAAAGTTCATCAAGTTTTTGGTGGTAATATAAAGTACTTTGTAAGTGGTGGGTCAAAGCTTGACTTAGAGGTAGCAAAAGACCTTTGGGCTTTGGGATTTAAAGTAGTTGAAGGGTATGGACTTACAGAAACATCTCCGATAGTATCTTTTAATCCTCCGGATAAAATAAAGTTAGGTTCAGTCGGAAAACCTATAGAAGGTGTAGAAGTAAAGATATTAGATGGTGAAATACTTGTAAAAGGGGATAATGTCTTTAAAGGCTATTACAACAAACCATTAGAAACCCAAAGCAGCTTTAAAGACGGCTACTTTATGACAGGAGATTTAGGCTATTTAGACGATGAAGGTTATCTATATATCACAGGAAGAAAAAAAGAGATAATAGTCCTGCCAAACGGTAAAAACATCAATCCAGAAGAGATAGAAAACCACATTTTAAAAATGTCAGACATTGTAAAAGAAGTTGCTGTAATTGAAAAAGATAACTCACTTTTTGCAATAATCTATCCAGACTTTGAAGCTGTAAAGAAAAAAGGTATTGTAAACCTTGAAGAAACAATAAAGTGGAACGTTATAGACAAGTACAACCTAACTCAACCACCTTACAAAAGGATAGGCGGATTTAAAATAGTAAATCAGGAGCTACCTAAAACAAGACTTGGTAAGATAAGAAGGTTTATGTTAAAAGACTTTTTAGAAAAATCACAAGAAAAACCAAGGCAGATAAAAGAGCCAGACAGTCAGGTATATCAAATACTTAAAGATTATTTAAAATCTTACACCAACTTACCTGTTTACCCAGATTCCCATATAGAGATAGACCTTGCCTTAGATTCTCTTGGAAAAGTAGAACTCCTTACCTTTATAGAAACAACTTTTGGAGTATCTATCACAGAAAAAGATTTAGCACAAAATCCAACGGTTGAAAGTTTGTATAAACTGATAGAAGAGATAAAAACAAAAATAGAGACACAAACAGTAAATTTGAAAGAAATACTTAATCAAGAATCTACAGCTGAGATAAAAGAAGGATTTATCATATACTTAAAACCTATACTAAAAACATTTTTTAAAATCTACAACAACTTACAGGTAGAAGGTTTAGAGAACATAAAAGAAAAACCTGTTATATTTGCACCAAACCATCAAAGCTACCTTGATGGCTTTTTATTAATAGCATCTCTACCAAATGATATTTTAAAAGATACCTACTTTTTAGCAGAAGAGACTTACTTTAACTCAGCGTTTAGAAGGTTTATAGCTAAAAACTTTAATGTAATTCCAGTCAACATAAACAAAAACCTGAAAGATTCTCTTATAAAATCTGCAGCTGTTATAAAAAGTGGAAAAAACTTGGTTATATTCCCAGAAGGTGCAAGGACGAGAGACGGTAGTCTACTACCGTTTAAAAAAGGCTTTGCAATACTTTCTAAAGAGTTAAACATTCCAGTTATTCCAACTGTTATAAGCGGAGCTTTTGAAAGCTACCCGATAAACGCAAAAATCCCAAAACCCTATCCGATAAAAGTCAAATTTTTAGAAGCTGTTTATCCTGATAATCTCTCTTACGATGAGATAACAGATTTGGTAAAAAACAAAATACAACACACCATTAACTTTTAA
- a CDS encoding Spy/CpxP family protein refolding chaperone, with translation MKKLITAVLLAASFMAGANYTANAYDYHQKQERYIEKLQKELNLTQDQVEKIKQIKQAQREEMKEFMKQHKNPVLEATKNGNFDKEAFKNTVVENAKNMAEIRAKYLEKMFSVLNEDQKKKFIEIMKEKVDRMHEKMHKEF, from the coding sequence ATGAAAAAGTTAATTACAGCAGTATTATTAGCAGCAAGTTTTATGGCAGGAGCAAATTATACGGCAAATGCCTATGATTACCATCAAAAGCAAGAGAGATATATTGAAAAATTACAAAAAGAGCTAAATTTAACACAAGACCAAGTAGAAAAAATAAAACAGATAAAGCAAGCCCAAAGAGAAGAGATGAAAGAGTTTATGAAACAGCATAAAAACCCTGTTTTAGAAGCTACTAAGAATGGTAATTTTGATAAAGAAGCGTTTAAAAACACAGTTGTAGAAAATGCTAAAAATATGGCAGAAATAAGAGCTAAATACTTAGAAAAGATGTTTTCAGTCTTAAATGAAGACCAGAAGAAAAAATTTATAGAAATTATGAAAGAAAAGGTAGATAGAATGCATGAGAAGATGCATAAAGAGTTTTAA
- a CDS encoding response regulator: MIKVIMIEDDKELAELLTQYLAKFNISVKNFEDPVKALQELEKNKNYDIMILDLSLPQMDGIEVCKKVAKEEDIPIIISSARSDDTDKIVALEVGADDYLAKPYNPRELVARIQAVLRRKEKKPKTIVCGEFELDEEGFTIKKNGEPLNLTSAEFELLSMLIKNKGRVLTRDYILDNTIHLNYDSIDRTVDVIIGRIRKKIGDDPKNPKYIISVRGLGYKFEC, from the coding sequence ATGATAAAGGTAATAATGATAGAAGACGATAAAGAACTTGCAGAACTCTTAACCCAATACTTAGCAAAGTTTAACATCTCAGTAAAGAACTTTGAAGACCCAGTAAAAGCACTGCAAGAGTTAGAAAAAAACAAAAATTATGATATTATGATTTTAGACCTATCCCTTCCCCAGATGGACGGAATAGAGGTATGTAAAAAAGTAGCTAAAGAAGAGGACATCCCTATAATAATATCCTCTGCAAGAAGTGATGATACTGATAAGATAGTTGCTCTGGAAGTGGGAGCTGATGACTACTTAGCAAAGCCTTACAATCCAAGGGAGTTAGTTGCAAGAATCCAAGCAGTTTTAAGAAGAAAGGAGAAAAAACCTAAAACGATTGTCTGTGGAGAGTTTGAGTTAGACGAAGAAGGATTTACCATAAAGAAAAACGGAGAACCATTAAACTTAACTTCTGCTGAGTTTGAACTTTTATCAATGCTGATTAAAAACAAAGGAAGAGTCTTAACAAGAGATTACATATTAGACAACACAATCCATCTAAATTATGATAGCATAGATAGAACAGTAGACGTTATAATAGGAAGAATAAGGAAAAAGATAGGAGACGACCCTAAAAATCCAAAGTACATCATATCCGTCAGAGGGCTTGGATACAAGTTTGAATGTTAA
- a CDS encoding ArsS family sensor histidine kinase — MLNIERNSILFRISLAFLLIIVLSSTFFYILYKNAKETELRDLIKNAVLLVSSDRSGLSKNIESNYELIEDPEFIYTVYTKGSIELERDFLTIKIFLIKYENTHYVLVNQFGISYLVKKKGEFSLHRIVVIGWVMFNLVILGIYIGIVKSFYPLKVLREKIKALKSGNLNVSIDIKNNDEIGFIAKEFNEAINTLKKNEEVRKWFLRNIAHELKTPITKGKIAIELLEDEKGKQHFERIFNRLEFLVNQLMTVEKIASKDLKLKFECVDVKKVIENAISLLLSYEKPNVHTVFEETLKINVDVNIFSIAIKNLLDNGLKFSEDGKVEVIVKDKRIYFKNKGSKPPFDKELLFEPFIKETSLKNQTGLGLGLYITKFILDFHNVKIDYTYENGENVFTLDLSQVVC, encoded by the coding sequence ATGTTAAACATTGAAAGAAACTCAATCTTATTTAGGATAAGTTTAGCTTTTTTGTTAATCATAGTTTTATCATCTACATTTTTTTACATTCTTTATAAAAATGCAAAAGAAACCGAGCTGAGAGATCTTATAAAAAACGCGGTTTTACTTGTATCTTCAGATAGGTCTGGTTTGTCTAAAAACATTGAATCAAACTATGAACTTATAGAAGACCCAGAGTTTATATACACTGTTTACACAAAAGGAAGTATAGAGCTTGAAAGAGACTTTTTAACCATAAAAATTTTCCTTATTAAATACGAAAACACACATTACGTTTTAGTAAATCAGTTTGGAATAAGCTACCTTGTCAAGAAAAAGGGAGAGTTTAGTTTACATAGGATAGTCGTTATCGGATGGGTAATGTTCAACCTTGTTATTTTAGGTATATACATAGGTATAGTAAAATCATTTTATCCTTTAAAAGTTTTGAGAGAAAAGATAAAAGCCTTAAAATCAGGTAATCTCAACGTAAGTATAGATATTAAAAACAACGACGAAATAGGTTTTATAGCAAAAGAGTTTAATGAAGCTATAAACACTCTCAAAAAGAATGAAGAGGTAAGAAAGTGGTTTTTACGAAATATAGCCCACGAGCTAAAAACTCCTATCACAAAAGGGAAGATAGCCATAGAACTGTTAGAAGATGAAAAAGGAAAACAGCACTTTGAGAGAATATTTAACAGACTTGAGTTTTTGGTAAATCAACTGATGACTGTAGAAAAAATCGCCTCTAAAGACTTAAAGTTAAAGTTTGAGTGTGTCGATGTAAAAAAAGTTATAGAAAATGCAATTTCTCTACTCTTATCTTATGAAAAACCAAATGTCCATACAGTTTTTGAAGAAACGCTTAAAATAAATGTAGATGTAAACATATTTTCTATTGCAATAAAAAACCTGTTAGATAACGGACTAAAATTCAGTGAAGATGGAAAAGTAGAAGTAATTGTGAAAGATAAAAGAATCTACTTTAAAAACAAAGGTAGTAAACCTCCTTTTGATAAAGAACTTCTGTTTGAGCCTTTTATAAAAGAGACTTCTTTAAAAAACCAGACAGGACTGGGACTTGGTTTATATATAACCAAGTTTATACTAGATTTTCACAACGTTAAGATAGATTACACATACGAAAACGGAGAAAATGTTTTTACACTTGACCTTTCTCAAGTAGTATGCTGA
- the lpxB gene encoding lipid-A-disaccharide synthase: MKKIFISVGEISGDNYASELVKRLKNYQIYAVAGPKMEVAGVIPVASIKDISVVGLTEAISKYKKIKEVFEKSVNILKEGIDLLIVVDFPGFNIKLIKKAKKLGIKTVYFISPQVWAWGKGRIKDIVENTDVLISILPFEEEIYKPFVSGKFKFFFVGHPLLDIVKTYETEESFKQKLSIPKHKKIIGLLAGSRESEVNVLLPIMLQSARLLSKSLENTHFVIPATVNMVEKVLEKTKNFNDLPLTVITSNLSKLDIPRFENPSYEVMKHSVFSVIASGTATLEAAIIGNPFILVYKVSPITYFIGKRLVSIPFLGLPNIIAGREVVPELLQEKCTPINIANKTLEFLFDKKLQEKQKQDLLEVRSKLGEKGAIDKAAEIISILLEKGQV, encoded by the coding sequence ATGAAAAAAATTTTTATAAGTGTAGGTGAGATTTCTGGAGATAACTACGCCAGTGAATTAGTAAAAAGGTTAAAAAATTATCAGATATACGCAGTAGCAGGACCGAAAATGGAGGTAGCTGGGGTAATACCAGTTGCCTCTATAAAAGACATATCAGTAGTAGGTCTAACAGAGGCAATCTCTAAGTACAAAAAAATCAAAGAAGTTTTTGAAAAATCAGTGAATATATTAAAAGAAGGTATTGACCTTCTTATAGTAGTAGACTTCCCCGGATTTAACATAAAACTTATAAAAAAAGCAAAAAAGTTAGGGATAAAAACAGTTTACTTTATATCTCCACAGGTTTGGGCTTGGGGTAAAGGTAGGATTAAAGATATCGTTGAAAATACAGATGTTTTAATATCTATTCTACCTTTTGAAGAGGAGATTTACAAACCTTTTGTAAGTGGTAAGTTTAAATTCTTCTTTGTAGGACATCCCCTCTTAGATATAGTGAAAACTTACGAAACAGAAGAGAGTTTTAAACAAAAACTGTCAATACCAAAACATAAAAAGATTATTGGACTCCTTGCAGGAAGTAGGGAAAGTGAAGTTAATGTTTTGCTCCCTATTATGCTTCAATCTGCCAGACTTTTATCTAAAAGTCTAGAAAATACTCACTTTGTAATTCCTGCAACTGTAAATATGGTTGAAAAGGTTTTAGAAAAAACAAAAAACTTTAACGATTTACCTTTAACTGTAATAACATCTAACTTGTCAAAGTTAGATATTCCAAGATTTGAAAATCCTTCTTACGAAGTTATGAAACATAGTGTCTTTTCTGTTATAGCTTCCGGTACTGCAACCTTAGAAGCTGCGATAATAGGAAATCCATTCATACTAGTGTATAAAGTTAGTCCTATTACATATTTTATAGGTAAAAGGTTGGTTTCTATACCTTTTTTAGGACTTCCTAACATTATAGCAGGTAGAGAAGTAGTTCCAGAACTCCTGCAAGAAAAATGCACCCCTATAAACATTGCAAATAAAACATTAGAATTTCTTTTTGATAAAAAACTTCAAGAAAAACAAAAGCAAGATTTGCTAGAAGTTAGGTCTAAACTTGGAGAGAAAGGAGCTATAGACAAAGCAGCTGAAATAATCAGCATACTACTTGAGAAAGGTCAAGTGTAA